A window from Chrysemys picta bellii isolate R12L10 chromosome 20, ASM1138683v2, whole genome shotgun sequence encodes these proteins:
- the LOC101947910 gene encoding free fatty acid receptor 2-like: MSATDFIPVVLTVYIFTFLIGLPSNLLAFYTFLVKVRQKPTPVDILLLNLTVSDISLLIFLPFKMVEAISNGAWTLPSFLCTLTSFVFYSSIYISSLFLMAVSVERYLGVAFPIKYKLRRRPAYATAASVVFWVVGCAHCSIVYIIQYQDLNRTAVSNNRSHCYDDFSDTQLHVLLPFRLELFLVLFCLPFTVTIFCYVNFVRILVALPNIPARRKQRAVGLAVATLFNFIVCFAPYNLSHVVGFVQNKSPSWRVYALLLSTLNAALDPAIFYFSSTAVQRAFTKCLAGLWHKLRTFVVRCHLPCLTCCGEGGRELEAASGDEAEGSTT; this comes from the coding sequence ATGAGTGCGACCGATTTCATTCCGGTGGTTCTCACTGTCTACATCTTCACCTTCCTGATCGGCCTCCCGTCCAACCTCCTGGCCTTCTACACCTTCCTGGTGAAGGTCCGCCAGAAACCCACCCCCGTCGACATCCTTCTCCTCAACCTCACCGTCTCCGACATctccctcctcatcttcctccccTTCAAGATGGTGGAGGCCATCTCAAATGGGGCATGGACCTTGCCCTCTTTCCTCTGCACGCTCACCAGCTTCGTCTTCTACAGTAGCATCTACATCAGCTCCCTATTCCTCATGGCCGTCAGCGTTGAGCGCTACTTGGGCGTGGCCTTTCCCATCAAGTACAAGCTCCGACGCCGGCCAGCCTATGCCACTGCTGCCTCCGTGGTCTTCTGGGTGGTCGGCTGTGCCCACTGCAGCATTGTCTACATTATCCAATACCAAGACTTGAATAGGACCGCAGTCTCCAACAACAGGTCCCACTGCTACGATGATTTCTCCGATACGCAGCTCCATGTCCTCCTCCCTTTCCGGCTGGAGCTTTTCCTGGTCCTCTTCTGCCTCCCCTTCACCGTCACCATCTTCTGCTATGTCAACTTTGTCCGCATCCTGGTGGCCTTGCCCAACATCCCGGCCCGGAGGAAGCAGCGGGCTGTGGGCCTGGCCGTGGCCACCTTGTTCAACTTCATAGTCTGCTTCGCTCCCTACAATCTGTCCCACGTGGTGGGCTTTGTCCAGAACAAGAGCCCCTCCTGGAGGGTGTACGCTCTTCTCCTCAGCACCCTCAATGCCGCCTTGGACCCCGCCATCTTCTACTTCTCCTCCACTGCTGTCCAACGGGCCTTCACCAAGTGCCTGGCCGGCCTGTGGCACAAACTCAGAACCTTCGTGGTCCGGTGCCATCTCCCCTGCTTGActtgctgtggggaagggggcagagagttGGAGGCAGCCAGTGGGGACGAGGCTGAGGGGTCAACGACTTGA